The following coding sequences lie in one Saccopteryx bilineata isolate mSacBil1 chromosome X, mSacBil1_pri_phased_curated, whole genome shotgun sequence genomic window:
- the MED12 gene encoding mediator of RNA polymerase II transcription subunit 12 isoform X4, with protein MAAFGILSYEHRPLKRPRLGPPDVYPQDPKQKEDELTALNVKQGFNNQPAVSGDEHGTAKNVNFNPAKISSNFSSIIAEKLRCNTLPDTGRRKPQVNQKDNFWLVTPRSQSAINTWFTDLAGTKPLTQLAKKVPIFNKKEEVFGYLAKYTVPVMRAAWLIKMTCAYYAAINETKAKKRQVVDPFTEWTQIITKYLWEQLQKMAEYYRPGPAGGGGCGSTIGPLPHDVEVAIRQWDYNEKLAMFMFQDGMLDRHEFLTWVLECFEKIRPGEDELLKLLLPLLLRYSGEFVQSAYLSRRLAYFCTRRLALQLDGMSSHSAHVMSAQSTGTLPTTPAPQPPTSNAPSTPFSDLLMCPQHRPLVFGLSCILQTILLCCPSALVWHYSLTDSRIKTGSPLDHLPIAPSNLPMPEGNSAFTQQVRAKLREIEQQIKERGQAVEVRWSFDKCQEATAGFTIGRVLHTLEVLDSHSFERSDFSNSLDSLCNRIFGLGPSKDGHEISSDDDAVVSLLCEWAVSCKRSGRHRAMVVAKLLEKRQAEIEAERCGESEVADEKGSIASGSLSASSAPIFQDVLLQFLDTQAPMLTDPRSESERVEFFNLVLLFCELIRHDVFSHNMYTCTLISRGDLAFGAPGPRPPSPFDDPADDSERKEAEGSSSSKLEDPGLSESIDIDPSSSVLFEDMEKPDFSLFSPTMPCEGKGSPSPEKADVEKEVKPPAKEKIEGTLGVLYEQPRHVQYATHFPIPQEESCSHECNQRLVVLFGVGKQRDDARHAIKKITKDILKVLNRKGTAETDQLAPIVPLNPGDLTFLGGEDGQKRRRSRPEAFPTAEDIFAKFQHLSHYDQHQVTAQVSRNVLEQITSFALGMSYHLPLVQHVQFIFDLMEYSLSISGLIDFAIQLLNELSVVEAELLLKSSDLVGSYTTSLCLCIVAVLRHYHACLILNQDQMAQVFEGLCGVVKHGMNRSDGSSAERCILAYLYDLYTSCSHLKIKFGELFSDFCSKVKNTIYCNVEPSESNMRWAPEFMIDTLENPAAHTFTYMGLGKSLSENPANRYSFVCNALMHVCVGHHDPDRVNDIAILCAELTGYCKSLSAEWLGVLKALCCSSNNGTCGFNDLLCNVDVSDLSFHDSLATFVAILIARQCLLLEDLIRCAAIPSLLNAACSEQDSEPGARLTCRILLHLFKTPQLNPCQSDGNKPAVGIRSSCDRHLLAASQNRIVDGAVFAVLKAVFVLGDAELKGSGFTVTGGTEELAEEEGGGVSGGRRQGGRSVSVETASLDVYAKYVLRSICQQEWVGERCLKSLCEDSNDLQDPVLSSAQAQRLMQLICYPHRVLDSEDGENPQRQRIKRILQNLDQWTMRQSSLELQLMIKQTPNNEMNSLLENIAKATIEVFQQSAETGSSSGNTASNMASSNKTKPVLSSLERSGVWLVAPLIAKLPTSVQGHVLKAAGEELEKGQHLGSSSRKERDRQKQKSMSLLSQQPFLSLVLTCLKGQDEQREGLLTSLYSQVHQIVNNWRDDQYLDDCKPKQLMHEALKLRLNLVGGMFDTVQRSTQQTTEWAVLLLEIIISGTVDMQSNNELFTTVLDMLSVLINGTLAADMSSISQGSMEENKRAYMNLVKKLQKELGERQSDSLEKVYQLLPLPKPTRDVITCEPQGSLIDTKGNKIAGFDSIFKKEGLQVSTKQKISPWDLFEGLKPSAPLSWGWFGTVRVDRRVARGEEQQRLLLYHTHLRPRPRAYYLEPLPLPPEDEEPPAPTLLEPEKKPPEPPKTDKPGAAPASTEERKKKSTKGKKRSQPAAKTEEYGMGPGRSGPYGVTVPPDLLHHTNPGSITHVSYRQGPIGLYTQNQPLPAGGPRVDPYRPVRLPMQKLPARPPYPAVLPTAMTGVMGLEPSSYKPSMYRQQQPAVPQGQRLRQQLQAKIQSQGMLGQSSVHQMTPSSSYGLQTSQGYTPYVSHVGLQQHAGPTGTVVPPSYSSQPYQSAHPSTNPTLVDPTRHLQQRPSGYVHQQAPSYGHGLTSTQRFSHQTLQQTSMIGSLTPLGAQGVQAAVRSAAILPEQQQQQQQQQQQQQQQQQQQQQQQQQQQQYHIRQQQQQQQQILRQQQQQQQQQPPPPQQAHQQPQQQPPPQPQQQQAAPPQPQPQSQPQFQRQGLQQTQQQQQTAALVRQLQQQLSNTQPQPSTNIFGRY; from the exons ATGGCGGCTTTCGGGATCTTGAGCTACGAACACCGGCCCTTGAAGCGGCCGAGGCTGGGGCCTCCCGATGTGTACCCTCAAGACCCCAAACAGAAGGAG GATGAGCTGACGGCCTTGAATGTGAAACAAGGTTTCAATAACCAGCCGGCTGTCTCTGGGGATGAACATGGCACTGCCAAGAATGTCAACTTCAATCCTGCCAAG ATCAGTTCCAACTTCAGCAGCATTATTGCAGAGAAGTTACGTTGTAACACCCTCCCTGACACTGGTCGCAGGAAGCCCCAAGTGAACCAGAAGGACAACTTCTGGCTGGTGACTCCACGATCCCAGAGTGCCATTAACACCTGGTTCACTGACCTGGCTGGCACTAAGCCACTCACACAACTAGCCAAGAAG GTCCCCATTTTCAATAAGAAGGAAGAAGTGTTTGGGTACTTAGCCAAATACACAGTGCCTGTGATGAGGGCTGCCTGGCTCATTAAGATGACCTGTGCCTACTATGCAGCAATCAATGAGACCAAGGCTAAGAAGAGACAGGTCGTTGACCCCTTCACAG AGTGGACTCAGATCATCACCAAGTACTTATGGGAGCAGCTGCAAAAGATGGCTGAAtactaccggccagggcctgcgggCGGTGGGGGCTGCGGTTCCACTATAGGGCCCTTGCCCCATGATGTAGAGGTGGCAATACGACAGTGGGACTACAATGAGAAGCTGGCCATGTTCATGTTTCAG GACGGAATGCTGGATAGACACGAGTTCCTGACCTGGGTACTTGAGTGTTTTGAGAAAATCCGCCCTGGAGAAGATGAATTGCTTAaactgctgctgcccctgctgctTCGA TACTCTGGGGAATTCGTTCAGTCTGCATACCTCTCCCGCCGCCTTGCCTACTTCTGTACCCGAAGACTGGCCCTGCAGCTGGATGGCATGAGCAGTCACTCAGCTCACGTTATGTCTGCCCAGTCGACAGGCACACTGCCCACCACCCCTGCTCCTCAGCCCCCAACTAGCAACGCACCCTCTACACCCTTTAGTGACCTGCTTATGTGCCCTCAGCACCGGCCCCTGGTTTTTGGCCTCAGCTGTATCCTTCAA ACCATCCTCCTGTGTTGTCCTAGTGCCCTGGTTTGGCACTACTCGCTGACTGATAGCCGAATTAAGACTGGATCACCACTTGACCACCTGCCTATTGCCCCCTCCAACCTGCCCATGCCAGAGGGCAACAGTGCCTTCACTCAACAG GTCCGTGCAAAGTTACGGGAGATCGAGCAGCAGATCAAGGAGCGCGGACAGGCAGTTGAGGTCCGCTGGTCTTTTGATAAGTGTCAGGAAGCTACTGCAG GCTTCACTATTGGACGGGTGCTCCACACTCTGGAAGTGCTGGACAGCCATAGTTTTGAGCGCTCTGACTTCAGCAACTCTCTTGACTCCCTTTGTAACCGAATCTTTGGCTTGGGGCCTAGCAAGGATGGCCATGAG ATCTCCTCAGATGACGATGCCGTGGTCTCTCTGCTGTGTGAATGGGCTGTCAGCTGCAAGCGGTCCGGCCGGCACCGCGCCATGGTGGTGGCCAAGCTCCTGGAGAAGAGGCAGGCGGAGATCGAAGCTGAG CGCTGTGGAGAATCGGAAGTCGCAGACGAGAAAGGTTCCATCGCCTCTGGCTCCCTTTCTGCTTCCAGTGCTCCCATTTTCCAGGACGTCCTCCTTCAGTTTCTGGATACACAGGCTCCCATGCTGA cGGACCCCCGAAGTGAGAGCGAGCGGGTGGAATTCTTTAACTTGGTACTGCTGTTCTGTGAACTGATTCGACATGATGTTTTCTCCCACAACATGTATACTTGCACCCTCATCTCCCGAGGGGACCTTGCCTTTGGAGCCCCTGGGCCACGGCCTCCCTCTCCCTTTGACGACCCTGCTGATGACTCCGAGCGCAAAGAGGCTGAGGGCAGCAGCAGTAGCAAGCTGGAG GATCCAGGGCTCTCGGAGTCTATCGACATCGACCCGAGTTCCAGCGTGCTCTTTGAGGACATGGAGAAGCCTGATTTCTCA TTGTTCTCCCCAACCATGCCCTGTGAGGGGAAGGGCAGCCCTTCCCCCGAGAAAGCAGACGTTGAGAAGGAGGTGAAGCCACCAGCCAAGGAGAAGATAGAAGGAACTCTCGGGGTTCTTTACGAGCAGCCGCGGCATGTGCAATATGCCACCCACTTTCCGATACCGCAG GAGGAGTCCTGCAGCCATGAGTGCAACCAGCGCTTGGTCGTACTGTTTGGGGTGGGAAAGCAGCGAGATGATGCCCGCCATGCCATCAAGAAAATCACCAAGGATATTCTGAAGGTTCTGAACCGCAAGGGGACAGCGGAAACTG ACCAGCTTGCTCCTATTGTGCCTCTGAATCCTGGAGACCTGACATTCTTAG GTGGGGAGGATGGGCAGAAGCGGAGGCGCAGCCGGCCTGAAGCCTTCCCCACAGCCGAAGATATCTTCGCTAAGTTCCAGCACCTTTCACATTATGACCAACACCAGGTCACTGCTCAG GTCTCCCGGAATGTTCTGGAGCAGATCACAAGCTTTGCCCTTGGCATGTCGTACCACCTGCCCCTGGTGCAGCACGTGCAGTTCATCTTTGACCTCATGGAATACTCGCTCAGCATCAGTGGCCTCATCGACTTTGCCATTCAG CTGCTGAATGAGCTGAGTGTCGTCGAGGCCGAGCTGCTTCTCAAATCCTCCGACTTGGTGGGCAGCTACACGACCAGCCTGTGCCTGTGCATCGTGGCTGTCCTGCGGCACTATCATGCCTGCCTCATCCTCAACCAGGACCAGATGGCACAGGTCTTCGAGGG GCTGTGTGGCGTAGTGAAACACGGGATGAACCGGTCAGATGGCTCCTCCGCCGAGCGTTGTATCCTAGCTTATCTCTATGATCTGTACACCTCCTGTAGCCATTTAAAGATCAAATTTGGGGAGCTTTTCAG CGACTTCTGCTCCAAGGTCAAGAACACCATCTATTGCAACGTGGAGCCATCAGAATCCAATATGCGCTGGGCACCTGAATTCATGATCGACACTCTGGAGAACCCTGCCGCTCACACCTTCACCTACATGGGGCTAGGCAAGAGTCTTAGTGAGAACCCTGCTAACCGCTACAGCTTTGTCTGCAATGCCCTTATGCACGTCTGTGTGGGGCACCATGATCCCGATAG GGTTAATGACATCGCAATCCTGTGCGCTGAGCTGACTGGCTATTGCAAGTCACTGAGTGCGGAATGGCTGGGAGTACTGAAGGCCTTGTGCTGCTCCTCTAACAATGGCACTTGTGGTTTCAACGACCTCCTCTGCAATGTGGAT GTCAGTGACCTGTCTTTTCATGACTCCCTGGCCACTTTTGTCGCCATCCTTATCGCTCGGCAGTGTTTGCTTCTTGAGGATCTGATTCGCTGTGCTGCTATCCCGTCACTCCTTAATGCTG CGTGCAGTGAACAGGACTCTGAGCCAGGGGCCCGGCTTACCTGCCGCATCCTCCTCCATCTTTTCAAGACACCTCAGCTCAATCCTTGCCAGTCCGATGGCA ACAAGCCTGCTGTAGGAATCCGCTCCTCCTGTGACCGCCACCTGCTGGCTGCCTCTCAGAACCGCATCGTGGATGGAGCTGTGTTTGCTGTTCTCAAGGCTGTGTTTGTACTTG GGGACGCGGAACTGAAGGGCTCAGGCTTCACTGTGACAGGAGGAACggaagaacttgcagaggaggagggaggaggtgtcAGCGGCGGTCGGAGGCAGGGTGGCCGCAGCGTCTCTGTGGAGACAGCCAGTCTGGATGTCTATGCCAAGTACGTGCTGCGCAGCATCTGCCAACAG GAATGGGTAGGAGAGCGTTGCCTCAAGTCGCTGTGTGAGGACAGCAATGACCTACAAGACCCAGTGCTGAGTAGTGCCCAGGCCCAGCGGCTCATGCAGCTCATCTGCTACCCACACCGTGTGCTGGACAGCGAGGACGGGGAGAACCCGCAGCGCCAGCGCATTAAGCGTATTCTCCAG AACCTGGACCAGTGGACCATGCGCCAGTCTTCCCTGGAACTGCAGCTCATGATCAAGCAGACCCCCAACAAT GAGATGAACTCCCTGTTAGAAAACATTGCCAAGGCCACAATCGAGGTTTTCCAACAGTCAGCCGAGACAGGGTCGTCTTCGGGAAACACTGCGAGCAACATGGCCAGCAGCAACAAGACCAAGCCCGTGCTCAG CTCTCTAGAGCGCTCCGGTGTCTGGCTGGTGGCCCCTCTCATTGCTAAACTGCCCACCTCTGTCCAGGGGCACGTGCTAAAGGCtgcaggggaggagctggagaagGGCCAGCACTTGGGTTCTTCTTCCCGCAAAGAACGTGACCGGCAAAAGCAAAAGAG CATGTCCCTCTTGAGCCAGCAGCCCTTCTTATCACTGGTGCTGACATGTCTGAAAGGACAGGATGAGCAGCGCGAGGGCCTCCTCACCTCCCTCTATAGCCAGGTGCACCAG ATTGTGAATAATTGGCGAGATGACCAGTACTTAGATGATTGCAAACCAAAGCAGCTAATGCATGAGGCTCTTAAACTGCGGCTCAATCTG GTGGGCGGCATGTTTGACACGGTGCAGCGCAGCACGCAGCAGACCACGGAGTGGGCGGTGCTCCTCCTCGAGATCATCATTAGCGGCACCGTGGACATGCAGTCCAACAA CGAGCTCTTCACTACTGTGTTGGACATGCTGAGTGTGCTCATCAACGGGACGCTGGCCGCAGACATGTCCAGCATCTCTCAAGGCAGCATGGAGGAGAACAAACGTGCGTACATGAACCTGGTGAAGAAGCTGCAG AAGGAGTTGGGGGAACGCCAGTCAGACAGTCTGGAAAAGGTTTACCAGCTGCTGCCACTGCCCAAGCCGACCCGTGATGTCATCACCTGCGAACCACAGGGCTCCCTTATTGACACCAAGGGCAACAAGATTGCTGGCTTTGACTCCATCTTCAAGAAGGAG GGTCTACAGGTTTCCACCAAACAAAAGATCTCTCCCTGGGATCTTTTTGAGGGCTTGAAGCCGTCAGCGCCCCTGTCTTGGGGCTGGTTTGGAACAGTCCGGGTAGACCGGCGGGTGGCCCGAGGCGAGGAGCAGCAGCGCCTGCTGCTCTACCACACACACCTGAGGCCCCGGCCCCGGGCTTATTATCTGGAGCCCCTGCCACTGCCGCCAGAGGATGAGGAGCCCCCTGCTCCCACCCTGCTGGAGCCTGAGAAAAAGCCTCCAGAGCCCCCCAAAACGGACAAACCTGGGGCCGCACCAGCCAGTACTGAGGAGCGCAAGAAGAAGTCCACCAAGGGCAAGAAACGCAGCCAGCCGGCCGCCAAGACAGAG GAGTACGGAATGGGCCCAGGCCGGAGCGGCCCCTACGGTGTGACGGTGCCTCCAGACCTCCTGCACCACACTAACCCTGGTTCTATAACGCACGTTAGCTACAGGCAGGGCCCCATAGGCCTCTACACCCAGAACCAGCCACTCCCTGCAG GCGGCCCTCGTGTGGACCCATACCGCCCTGTGAGGTTACCCATGCAGAAGCTGCCGGCTCGACCACCCTACCCTGCAGTGCTGCCCACAGCCATGACCGGGGTCATGGGCCTGGAACCCTCTTCCTACAAGCCCTCCATGTACCGCCAGCAGCAGCCTGCTGTGCCCCAAGGCCAGCGCCTCCGCCAACAGCTCCAGGCAAAGATA cAGAGTCAGGGGATGCTGGGCCAGTCATCTGTCCACCAGATGACTCCCAGCTCTTCGTACGGCTTGCAGACCTCCCAG GGCTATACTCCTTACGTTTCTCACGTGGGATTGCAGCAGCACGCAGGCCCCACAGGTACCGTGGTGCCTCCCAGCTACTCCAGCCAGCCTTATCAGAGCGCCCACCCTTCTACCAATCCTACTCTTGTAGATCCCACTCGTCACCTGCAGCAGCGGCCCAGTGGCTATGTACACCAGCAGGCCCCATCCTACGGACACGGACTGACCTCCACTCAAAG GTTTTCACATCAGACCCTGCAGCAGACATCCATGATAGGCAGCCTGACCCCGCTGGGCGCTCAGGGGGTCCAGGCTGCAGTCCGGTCAGCTGCCATCCTgcctgagcagcagcagcagcagcaacagcagcagcagcagcagcagcaacagcagcagcagcaacagcagcagcaacaacaacaacaacaataccacattcggcagcagcagcagcaacagcagcagatcCTGCGG caacagcagcagcagcagcagcagcagccgccgccACCGCAGCAAGCACACCAGCAGCCGCAGCAGCAGCCGCCACCGCAGCCGCAGCAGCAGCAAGcggcccctccccagccccagccccagtcccagccccag TTCCAGcgccaggggctccagcagacccaGCAACAGCAGCAGACAGCAGCTTTGGTGCGGCAGCTCCAACAGCAGCTCTCCA ATACGCAGCCCCAGCCCAGTACCAACATATTTGGACGCTACTGA